The following are from one region of the Arachis duranensis cultivar V14167 chromosome 10, aradu.V14167.gnm2.J7QH, whole genome shotgun sequence genome:
- the LOC107469486 gene encoding GDSL esterase/lipase WDL1 codes for MVGPSRPQFVLFGSSIVQLSYSHGGWGTILSDIYSRKADIVLRGYYGWNSRRALQVLHKVFPKDAAAQPTLVIVYFGGNDSMGPHSSGLGPHVPLPEYIENMRKILVHLQSLSETMRILVLSCPPVNEEKVKGNTSGIFSELVRTNELCQSYSEACIKLCKELDVKVIDLFNALQKRDDWMNACFTDGIHLASEGSKIVVKEILKVLKEAEWEPCLHWKSMPTEFAEDSPYDLVAADGKTTLNPSEWTFYREVQWD; via the exons atGGTTGGACCTTCAAGGCCTCAATTTGTTCTCTTTGGATCCTCCATTGTTCAGCTTAGTTACAGCCATGGCGGTTGGGGTACCATTCTCTCCGATATCTACTCTCGCAAG GCAGACATAGTGCTTAGGGGATACTATGGATGGAACTCACGACGTGCCCTTCAAGTCCTCCATAAAGTTTTCCCAAAG GATGCTGCTGCACAACCTACTCTTGTAATAGTTTATTTTGGAGGTAATGATTCCATGGGTCCTCACTCATCTGGCCTTGGCCCTCATGTGCCTCTTCCTGAATATATTGAGAACATGAGGAAGATTCTGGTTCATCTTCAG AGCCTCTCTGAAACGATGCGTATCCTTGTTCTTAGCTGTCCGCCTGTCAATGAAGAAAAAGTAAAAGGAAATACTAG TGGAATATTTAGCGAGCTGGTAAGAACAAATGAATTGTGCCAAAGCTATTCAGAAGCATGCATAAAGCTATGCAAGGAACTGGATGTGAAAGTCATTGATCTTTTCAATGCACTACAGAAGAGAGACGATTGGATGAATGCTTGTTTTAC TGATGGTATACATTTGGCATCTGAGGGAAGCAAAATTGTGGTGAAGGAGATACTGAAAGTGCTTAAGGAGGCTGAGTGGGAGCCATGCCTTCATTGGAAGTCCATGCCAACTGAATTTGCAGAAGATTCACCATATGATCTTGTTGCAGCTGATGGCAAAACTACACTGAATCCTTCTGAGTGGACTTTCTATAGGGAAGTTCAGTGGGactag